In the genome of Bradyrhizobium sp. CB3481, the window GCCGGTCGGGCTTCGACCGGCGGCGTGAACGATCAGGGTTCCCCCATGCGGCCTATGCGCTATCCTTCTGCCGCCACGGGAACAGGTTGGCGGGGAAATCGGCGGCAGGCTTGCGCTCGCGGTGCGGGCGGGGCGGAAGCGGCTGTGGATTGAGTTCCGGCTCGATCGTTTCCCGATAGAGGTGCCAGGTGGCATGCCCGAGCAGGGGGATGACGACGGCAAGACCGAGGAAGAACGGTAGCGTTCCGGCGGCCAGCAGCAAAGCGACAATCAGGCCCCAGGCGGCCATCGGCACGGGATTGCGTGCGACCGCGCGCAGCGAGGTGACCATTGCATCGCCGGCGCTGGCGTGACGGTCGAGCATCAGCGGGAAGGAGACGACGCTGATGCAAAGCGCGACGAGAGCAAACACGAAGCCAACGCCACAACCGACGACGATCAGCCACCAACCTTGCGCTGTCGTAAGCACGCGTTCGGCGAAATTGTAGATGCCGGTGGCGCCTTCATAGCCGAACGCGGCG includes:
- a CDS encoding DUF2189 domain-containing protein; its protein translation is MATYHGNVTSMAQSGPHAADAPVIRTIGLSELHRALQRGWEDFKAVPTHAVILCVIYPVLGLMLARAVHGYSVIPLLFPLAAGFALIGPFAAVGLYEMSRRRERGEQATAWDALEVVRSPSFGAMLGLGVLLLALFVTWVATAQALYIAAFGYEGATGIYNFAERVLTTAQGWWLIVVGCGVGFVFALVALCISVVSFPLMLDRHASAGDAMVTSLRAVARNPVPMAAWGLIVALLLAAGTLPFFLGLAVVIPLLGHATWHLYRETIEPELNPQPLPPRPHRERKPAADFPANLFPWRQKDSA